Part of the Vulpes vulpes isolate BD-2025 chromosome 13, VulVul3, whole genome shotgun sequence genome, CACCCCAAATATTGCCCCGAATGTCCTGTGCACACTGGGACACACTTCCATTCCAGCCTTACCTCGAGGActgtggggtggggacaggcgGCCGCCCCCTTCCTCCTCGCTGCCGGTATCAGGGTCGCTGCTGTCCTGCAGCCGCTCCTCGGGGCTGCCCAGCTCCTGCCTCTCTCGGTCCTCAAAGGGTCGATGGACAGAGCGAATGGTCACAGACAAATCCAGACGGTCGTGGCCTCGGCTGGGCTGTGACGGGCCGGCAGGAAAGGCAGCAGGCCAGGGAGTGAGCTCGGCCGGGGGGTCAGGGGGAGGCTGCAGGGGTGGTGGCCCCCGGCCTGTAGCACCACCGATGGCTCTCTGCACCCAAcctcctctcccatctctccAACCACAGCTTCAGGCTTTAGGTGCAAACCCCAGATTccccctgggctgtgtcccagacCCTCGCACCCACTGAGGTCAGCCCTCCTGAAGCCTCCTTACCTGTGGAGGGGTGAAGCTCAGGTACAGAGCATCGCCTGCAGGGAGGCTGCGCCGCCGAGGGTCCAAGGGCCTGCGGGCCCAGGGGGCCTCCGCCGGGGGCGGCTCACTCTGCCCCAAGATGGCTAGCTGCCTGCGGGCCTCCTCCGCCTCCCTCTCCAGCAGGGCCCGGGCCTGTTCACTCTCGCGGAGCCGGGCCTCCAGGTTGCCCGCCTCCGTGGCGCGCTCCTCGCCCAGCCGCCGGCAGCGCCGCAGCTCCTCCTGCAGCAGAGCATGTTGCCGCTGCAGGAGTGCCAGCTCGGTGGCCTGCTTGTCGGGTGCCACTGGGGCGGGCCCCACTCGGCCAGCCTCTCCATCCCTGGAGTTGGCTCGGGCCAGCTTCTCCCGCCGCTCAGGGCCCTCAGGGAACCGGGCTTCCATCAGGGTGTCCTGCTGGGCCACGGCCGCCTGCGGGTATAGGGGGCACAGACAAGCGTGTCAGGACCCATTTCCCTGACTCTTCACCCTCACCTCCCAAGACCTAGGTTCCAGGATGGCTCCGCCTGGGGAAAGGCCCGGAAGGCCGGTAAACGGGCAGCCCTGCTCTGGCTCCAATCTGCCAGCTCCAGCCCTGGGCCCACTGACCTGGAGGCCGTGGAGGAGTCCGTAGAGATTGACCAATCGCTGTAATGCTTCCTGCAGACAGAGGAGAGGGTAGGGGCAGAGCCCAGGCTTCAGGATGGGAGAGTTGCCCAGGAGGTGACCAAAGGCAGCCTCTTACACGTAGACACCCTTCCAAATGGGGCTCCCGTTTCTCAGACACAACACCCTCCCTTCAGCCTGCTCCACCCCAGGTCCCCACCTCACCTCCTGGGGGGCTCTCAACTGATTCCCATTGCGGTCCTGCAGAAAGAGGCAAGGATAGGGAATCACAGGTGCCTGGCCCCTGCAGCTCCGTGTCAGGGATCCCCAGGCTAGTTGCCCCTTCCAGCCCTCTCTTGAGTCCTGACACCTCCCAGGACCCACCTTCTGACTGGAGTCAGAGTCCGTTCTGCAGAGCTCAATGGAGCCATTGAAGTTTCTGGCCTCACCATCTGTGGAGAAGGAAAAGGCAGGGCTGAGCTCTGGTCCTCAGGGTCCCCCAAGGCAGTTGgcccctcccaccctctgccGTGGCCCCAGCCCAGGCACTCACTGGCTGTGACCCCAGGACTCGTGCTACCGCCACTGTCTGGGTCCACAAGCAAGGCCGGATCCCGCGGTGTCAGGAGCAGCTCTACTCCAGGCCCCACCAGGAGGTCTTTGAGGCCCTCCACTATAGGGAAGGGAGGAGGTCAGGGGATGGTGTCCAGGGGGGGCCCCTGTGCAGGTGCTGGGGCCTCATTCATGCCACCCCCCACAAGGCAGAGGTCACTGAAAGGCACCAAAGGGACAGCACAAATGTATGCAAGACTCATACAGTGACAGCGCCCATGCCTCATCTCTGCTCCCTACACCCCATACGCCAAGGCATTTATGGGTACTGGGGCTGGCACCCCCCCAGTCTGTGTGCTTCCAGGCCCGGCCTCATCCCCAGGGGCTCCCTTACCCTCACGGATGGCATCCTGCAGCAGCCGCTCACCACGAGGGCACTCCAAGGACTCGGAGCGGAAAAGACCCCTGGGTAGGGCGGGCAGGGCCACCCCGCCACTGTCCTCCTCCACTTGGAAATGGGTCATCTCAGCAAACAGTCCCACCTTCTCTCGCAGCAACTCCACCAACGCCTTGTCTTTCTGTTGCAGCTCCACTGGGGGTAAGGAACAGGTGAGCAcacagcagggggtggggggtggggggaccccccCCCAAGAGCCCACGGTGGAGGGTGGCCAGATGGCTTAGGGGCCACATGGGGCTGTGTGGTAGTACTTACTTCTGGAGTATTggcatttatgaaaaagaaaacacttttttggGGAAAAGTCATACATGCACTTTCCTTTTTATAAGTAAACTCCATGCCCACCGTGGGGCTCAGAGTCACAACCCTGaggatcaagagttgtgtgctccacCGAGAGAAGTGGcacctttgttttgtttgtttatttaaagattgtatttattcatgagagacacagagagaaagagaggcagagacactggcagagagagaagcaggctccatgcagggagcctgatgcaggacttgatcccaggactctgggccgaaggcaggccctaaaccgttGAGCCAAAGGGATCCCCGGCacctttgttttaaaacaaaactagatggggatccctgggtggcgcagcggtttggcgcctgcctttggcccagggcgcgatcctggagacccgggatcgaatcccacgtcgggctcccggtgcatggagcctgcttctccctctgcctgtgtctctgcctctctctgtgactcataaaaaaaaaaaaaaaaaaaccaattacttaaaaaataaataaataaaaaaataaaacaaaactagtaacgtctgggtggctcaggggttgagtgtctgccttgggctcaggtgtgatcccagtctggggattgagttccacatcaggctcccttcgaggagcctgcttctccctctgcctctctctgtgtgtctctaatgaataaataaaatttttttaaaaatgaaaataaaaacaaaactaaaacaatctGTGGCCGGGACTGCAGGTGCCCATCACTTTTCATTCTCCCATCTTCCTTAAATGTAGAATCCTCACAAATTTCATCTGGGCACCTGGCTGCCCATTTAAGACCGTattcccagggcagcccaggtggctcagcggtttagcaccaccttcagcccagggtgtgatcctggagacccaggattgagtcccacgtcgggctccctgcaagaagcctgcttctccctctgcctgtgtctctgcctctctctctaataaataaataataaaaaatatttatttataaaataataaatatttaaataataaatatttaaattttaaatatttatttataaataaataaaatcttttaaaaaaataaataaataaagtagccATCAACTGAGACCTCATATAATGCAACAGTCACCAGTAGATTCATGctctgttacattaaaaaaaaaaagaccatactTCCCAGCCCGACATGAGGCCAGACATTGTCATCGGACCAGACTGTGGTCAATGGACATGAGTGACTTTCTGGATCAGTCCTTAAAAGAAAGGGATATACAGACaggtgcctggccagctcagtccaCGGAacatgtgagtcttgatctcagggttgtgagttcgagccccaccttgagtgtagagattacttaaaaataaaatcttaaggggtgCCTTGCTGgtttagtcagtagagcatgcaagtcttggtctcagagtcatgagttcaagcccaacgTTGGACATAGAGctcacttaaaatatatatatatatataaatctttaaaaaaaaagattttatttatttattcatgggaaacagagagaggcagagagataggcagagaaagaagcaggctccatgtagggagcttgacgtgagactcaatcctgggtctccaggatcacactctcagctgaaggcagcactaaaccactgagccacccgggctgcccaaaataaaatcttaagaaaaaagaaaggggtaTAAACTCTCCCTGTTCCTTTCCACCTCCCTGCTAGCCAGGATACAGATGTGATAGCAGGAGCTAGAGTAGCCACTTTGGGCAGGTAAGTGGGGAATCTTTATGCTAAAGATGGCAGAGATGTACTGACACCATGTACTTCCCATTTGTGGACTAAAGAGAAATAATCTTCTATCTTGCTTAAGAAACTGATTTTTGTTGGTCTTTTTGTATAGCAGTTAGTTCACACtctaataaaagtaaaaaaaaagtagattaatgTCTCAACCCTGGTCTTCCTAGCTCCTTTTCAGGAGatactaaacacacacacacacacacacacacacacacacacacacacaccacatgtgACACAGACCTATCCCCATTATTTTTACACCAGAGGTAGCATACACTCTACATTGTTTTAAACCTTGCTCTTTTTACTCAACAATACATTCTGATTATGGATCTGCATTAGCCCTCATGAGCTTTTTAAACAGTTCCACAGTATTCCATCTCGTGGGTGTATTATAAATTACTTAACCAGCTCTGGGGGTTGACTCACTCTTGATTCGGCGCAGGTAAGCCTCGTCCTCTGTCTCAATCAGGGGGAAGTCCTCTCTGGATGGGCATCTAGAGGGGTAACAAGTAGGGTGGGGTTGATGGATCAGGAATCAACCTCCTTCCCGCAAACATGCTCTGTGCTTTCCTATAAGACTCTCTAGCCCCATGCCCTGGCTTCACTCCTGACCCCTATCATATTCTAGTGGACTATGCACCCTTCCATGGGCCACCTGCAAGGGTAGCACTATGCAGATGGGCACTACAGGCTTTGGCGTGAAGCAGACTGGCCCAAATCCTGGTCCTGCCATTTACCAGGTGGCAGCTTGTctatttctcatctgaaaaatgggtatgacatttttttctcttcactgtttttttttttttgttagaattaaataaatgtaacaatGCTTCAAACATGGCAGAAGCTCAATAAATCGATGACAAAGAATATGAATTATGATTTTCACAATTACAAATATTAATACTGTTCACAGAGAGGCCACCATGGATCCATTGTCAATGGAACAGGTATTTTGCACTGTTTTCCTACAACAGGCAATGTCATACTTTTGAATGAATTTCTGAAAAATCTGTCCAAAAGTCTAAgttgcagaaatataaaaaagtttACACATCACAGAGTGGAGAAAATCCAttctaaaagctaaaaaaaattacaaatatcctgactgagtttattttttttgcataatcttcaaaaatccattttgaatgttttatatgcattttttccttttttttttttttttttttttatcacaagaGACACATAGTCAATGGCCTCAAAGCTTATGCACATCCACAGAAGCTCAAAGTCCACTGCCTTGGCAGACTGAACAGTTTACTTCTTGTCTCAACTGGGTGGGGTTTGGCTCTAGTATCAATGCCTCATtccctctttcattcatttttagaaaataaaggtaaaatgcaATACAATCCAAATAATAGCCCACTGCCTCCAGACTGAGATGTTTCTGTGCCTGATACTGTCCTGTTGGCTGGCAGGCATGCCCCCATGTGACAGCTCAGGGTACCCCTCTGCTTGCCAGCTCAGGCTCCTGAAAGATGCTCGGGGTTGTCACGGTATGTCTGACCATCCAGGATACGATGGCCCTTGCCTCAGGACACTGTGCTtctcacccccagcctctgcttCTTGCTCTGAACCCCAGGCTCCTTCTCCGGAGCCTGCTGTGGCCTGGCTGCAGACTCCCTGAGgccatacacacactcacacgcgcACACTCTGCTGAATGACCCGGATCCAGGTGCTCCGGTCATCCCGAGATGCGGTGTGGACCTCATACATCTCAGGGGGCGCCGCACTGATCAGAAACATCCCTTTCTCCTGGTTGGCGATGTCCCGTACAATCAGATTCTGCAGTGATACCACTGAGGGCTTGTCCTGCAAGTCAGAATGGAAGGACTCAGCCTGGGAACCTGACCCTGGGATCTCAGGGTCTTCAGTCTTGCCAGAGTACCTGAAGGACTGAAGAGCCAGCCAGCAATATAAATTTAGAGTCCCTGGTTTTGGTGCAGCCAGAGGGGACTTAGGAGTGCATGTGACCTCTGGTGGGTTAATTAACATTAAGGTTTACCAGAGAACTTGGCTGGTTGAGTTGGGGGAGCATGCAGCTActtcagggttgtgggttcaagccaaacattgagtgtagagagtactaacaaaaaaaaaaccccaaaaaacaaaaaaacaaacaaacaaaaaaaaaacctttaaggtTTCCTCTCCTCATCTATAAGGAGGGATCCTAAGAAGTCCTCCTCACAGTCATAATAACCTGTTAGCTACTTCTATTCCTTATGATATTATAGCAATGGTCACAATGCCATTTGACTCTGGAGGATTCTAGGGTTCCTTCCAGCTTGGGGAGAAAAGCAAGAAGAGGCTGTGATGCTTGTCCATgccaggaaaggagaaggaggaagatcTCACCAGGGCAGGAAAGATGTACTTCTGGTCCTTCTCCTGAAGAAATACCAGCACGTCTGTCATCAGGAGCATGAGCACATCTGGCCGAGGGGACAAGTGGGAGAATGGTCAGCAGCAGAGGTCTGGGCAGCTGCCCGCCTCTTTTTCAGGGTCCAGGCGTAACCTGTCCTGCCCGTTCACGGCTCCTGAGGAGCCCCTTCCTGGCCTCTCTTCCCTCCAGGTGCTTCCTCTTACCTCTGTGGCCTCCACCTGCCCATTTTTACAGCTCAGAAATGCCAGGGGAAAAGATCTGTGTGCTACCAGACCAAAGAGCTTCTCGGCTAGAGAAGCTGCAGAGGGACACCCATGCATCTGAAGGAAACCCTCTTTGCCCAGCGGATGCCGATTTCTTAACCTGGGGCCTACAGACCCCTAGCATGTCCACTGCTGGGCTTTAAGGGCTCTGCAAACCTTCTGAAGTTGCAGAAGCAATTTTACATATTATTGTAACGCACACATGTGCTTTTCTGGGTGAAAGGGTCCAGAATTTTCATGAGAGTACAATGTATTCCCGCAGCGGGAGGGGCCACCCTTTCAATTCTGTGCCTAGCAACTGACATAAGAGCTTTTCGGCTGTCTGACCTAAAATCCCCTGGCCCCCCCGCAATGCCAGGGCTCAGGAGGCAGGAGACAGGCAGGCTTATCCACTCCTCCTGTCTTCTCAGACCCCAGAGGGGTCTGGCTGTCTTCTGCACCCCCTTCCAGCCGCTCCAATCCTGAGTCCCACACTTTAACTTGACAAAAGTCAAGTCCCTAAAACTCAGATGGCATAGCCAAGAAAACACAGGCTCACCCTTTGCCCTTGGATATCTCACTCAACTGTGGGCACACAGAGGGGAGGGCTTTCACTAAATGCTTCAGAAATAAAGCTCTCCAGCCCTGCTATTTTTAACCCCCATGGTTTATATTCTTAGTTGCTGTGTgggaggaacagaaaagagaaggggATGAAGGAAGGCGCCGGTAGGCACCGCCATCCCCAGCCTGTGAAGGGGGATTTCACAACAGGGACACAgcggggggggtggggacaggctcAGTCCCGGGGTACAGGCCTGCTGTAGCCAGCACTCCTCACACCCAAAGCAGGCTATTCCCTGTGTCTCAATTTAGGGAGGAAAGCTGCAGCCAGGGTGGTCTGGGGACAGGGGCTGTGACTCCCCACACACCCCCCCACTGCtcttttctctcatctccatGCTGCCTGTCCTTCTGTCCTGCCCATCCTTCCGTCTGTCCTGCCTGTCCTCTCTGTCCTCCTTGTCCTCCCTGTCCTTCTGTCTGTCCTGCCCATCCTCCCATCCTGCCTGTCCTTCTGTCCTGTccatcctcctcatcctccctgtCCTTCCATCTGTCCTGCTCATCCTTCCATGCTCCCGTCCTGCCTGTCTGCCACTGGGCCCTCTCTGGCTGTCTTCCTGAAGCACCTGCCTAATCTGCAGCCCAGCTAGCTGCCCCTCTCTTGCCCCCCGGTCCTGGagattctctgttttcctcatcaAAACTGATAGCTCTCTGGGCATGCATGCAAGGACCCAAGAAAGGGGCAGATCCTGACAAGGAGCCCCTGTGTGGcccatgaaatgaaatgaagaactgGGACTTTGCTGCAACAGAGACACACATTTCTCTCGCACTGGGCCCCCGGACAGTGTCTGTAGAATGTGGTCCTACAGGCTACCTGctggtccctccctctctctgactctgggCTCTTGCCTGGCCCGCCACACTGAACACTGACCTTTGAAGCGACCTGTCGCTGTCTTCCAGAGCAGGCAACCATCATGGATGAGCTTGCGCCGCAGAAGCTCCTCTCTGCCAAATGGGCCCTTGCTGGGCACTGGGGCCTGGGCCCGAGGGTCCATCCGGTGGTAGATCTCCTGTAGGCGAGCTCCCTTCTCCAGCTCATGCACGTCCTGGTCCACATTGGACAGGAGCTCCTTCACCAGCCCCAGTGCTGTGGTCAGGTCCTGGCGCTCCTCATCGGTCCCTGGTGTCCAGGGTCAGCATGAGGCACAGCGGGTCCGCTTCAGTCCCACCCCAGCTCCCGCAGAATCCCAATCCCATCTGTAGAGGCCGCCCCAGGCCCCACAGCTTACCTCATCCTTTCCCTGGGTTACCCTGAGAGCCCTCCCTGCACTCTCCCCGCCCTCCTTGTACTCTCCCCGGGCCTGCCCCCTCACCATGGGAATGCTGTAGGATCCGGTTGATGAGTACCGGGTACTTGGTGATGCGCTGGGTCACCAGCAGGATGCACTCCTGCACCCCATGACGCTTCAGCACAGCCGATCGGGTCACCTTCTAGAAGGGCAGAGTCAGGGCTCAGGGCCAGCCTGCGGACAGGGCCTGGCCACAGCAACGCTGGACTCGGACCATGCACTCCAGTGATGGCCCCAGTATGGCCATCTACCTCCCACTGGCTTAGGTGACTGCATGTGGGACCAGGGAGCACGATGCCATGACGAGGACTGAGCAGATAAAGTGGGGAGAAGCACTTGCTGTAACATCCCCCTCCACAGGGGTCGGGGAGCACCTGGTCTCCATGTGGCCGCAGCACTTGATGCCCCCCAGGAAAGGGGAGGCCGGGCACAGGCCGCCAGAGGAGGCTCTGTGCGTGAGTCCTGGAGAGGTGTGCTCACCCGGATGAACTGCTGGAACCTTTTGTCCCGGGCATACAGCTCCTTGTAAAGCTTTAAGGCCTTAGTGTGGCGGCTGCAGAACTCTGAGTAGGCCTTACGCATCCGCTCCGCGCTGGGACCTGAGAACTACACGTCGGGGAGCCAGCCTCAGTCAGCATGTTCCTCAAAGCCACGGCCTATCCCCTGGATGCCCTCTGTCCTCCGCCCTCCAGCTCTCGTGGCTGTGCCCCCCAGACTCTGCAGGTGACAGCACCCACTCTGATCACACCTCTGCCCCACCTGGCTGATGAGCAGGTCTGCCAGGCGATGGATGACGAAGTTCCGGGTGCTTCCAGGGCACAGGGCTTGGCGTCGGCGTTCTAGGAGCTGGCTGAGGAAGCGTGTGTGGATGTCACTGAGCTCATCCACGCAGGGGAACAGACCCTGGACCACTCCGGGCTCCAGCTGCAGCTCCTCTAGCATCCCCGTGCGGAAGAGGCGGGTCATGATCTTCAGCGTCCGCACATGGTGCAGCTCTGTCTGGATGAGCTCTGTGGGCACAACAGTTCATGTGGACCTCATCCTGTCTTGGCCACAACTGACTCGGCTGGGCCCTCAGGGCTCAGTGGGATTTCTAAAGTCGCTTCCAGGTTGACATTCTGCATTGTTatgatcttaaaaattttttctaatcGTTTTCTGTCTTTATGCTCTGCTACATCAAGCTGTGAGTCGTTTAGGGGGAAGAACCACATGTTCCCACATGTCCAGACTCCCACAGGCCCCAGTGTGGTGCCAGGCATGGTACAGGCCAGCAGCAAAGGCAGAGAACCCACTTGAAGGAAGGGGTGTAAAAATGGGGCCTGGAGACCCAGAACCCCAAAAGGCAGGGGCCTTATAGCTACTTGTGGgctgggggaagggtgggggggggcccaTGGACTAATGGGGTCAGGGGGCCTTTGGGCTAAGATGGTCAGGGGGGCCCACAGACTAACAGGGCCCATGGGTTAATGGTCTGGGGGGTGCGGGCTGGCAGAAGAAAGGCTACAGACAACAGGCCTGGGCGGTCTTCTTGGCTCACCGTAAATGACATCCTGCTGCTTCATCACCTCTTTCTTCTGCTGCTGCAGGAAGCTGCTGTCTACTGCCAAGCTCCATGAGTCGGCTGCAAAGTCCCTCTCATCTGTCTCAAAGTCACTCATGAGCTCACTGTAGATCACTTCTGCACCTGGACGCCAGTGGGCCAGACACTGAGCTCAACTCTCCCCATGGGGTTCCTGGCCCCTCGGGCCCCTCCCACActgcccc contains:
- the ARHGEF2 gene encoding rho guanine nucleotide exchange factor 2 isoform X21; amino-acid sequence: MSGHRRQPSRRGQNREKEKMKEAKDARYTNGHLFTTISVSGMTMCYACNKSITAKEALICPTCNVTIHNRCKDTLANCTKVKQKQQKAALLKNSTALQSVSLRSKTTPRERPSSAIYPSDSFRQSLLGSRRGRSSLSLAKSVSTTNIAGHFSDESPLGLRRILSQSTDSLNMRNRALSVESLIDEEVIYSELMSDFETDERDFAADSWSLAVDSSFLQQQKKEVMKQQDVIYELIQTELHHVRTLKIMTRLFRTGMLEELQLEPGVVQGLFPCVDELSDIHTRFLSQLLERRRQALCPGSTRNFVIHRLADLLISQFSGPSAERMRKAYSEFCSRHTKALKLYKELYARDKRFQQFIRKVTRSAVLKRHGVQECILLVTQRITKYPVLINRILQHSHGTDEERQDLTTALGLVKELLSNVDQDVHELEKGARLQEIYHRMDPRAQAPVPSKGPFGREELLRRKLIHDGCLLWKTATGRFKDVLMLLMTDVLVFLQEKDQKYIFPALDKPSVVSLQNLIVRDIANQEKGMFLISAAPPEMYEVHTASRDDRSTWIRVIQQSVRVCPSREDFPLIETEDEAYLRRIKMELQQKDKALVELLREKVGLFAEMTHFQVEEDSGGVALPALPRGLFRSESLECPRGERLLQDAIREVEGLKDLLVGPGVELLLTPRDPALLVDPDSGGSTSPGVTANGEARNFNGSIELCRTDSDSSQKDRNGNQLRAPQEEALQRLVNLYGLLHGLQAAVAQQDTLMEARFPEGPERREKLARANSRDGEAGRVGPAPVAPDKQATELALLQRQHALLQEELRRCRRLGEERATEAGNLEARLRESEQARALLEREAEEARRQLAILGQSEPPPAEAPWARRPLDPRRRSLPAGDALYLSFTPPQPSRGHDRLDLSVTIRSVHRPFEDRERQELGSPEERLQDSSDPDTGSEEEGGGRLSPPHSPRDFTRMQDIPEETESRDGEPMVSES
- the ARHGEF2 gene encoding rho guanine nucleotide exchange factor 2 isoform X8 is translated as MNGDIPEVFLAGGDLVPQGHTRRCLSVVESGEQLEEEEEEGNTEEGNGFHPMPLRRSGAFRAHAHNHNPFKRHSWGPGRELRDPLSRSEPQASGCMGCQEAPSSQSQEELDAFLGLQRQGGQPSCGGRSCCHPSADPLDHSATGMLSKSVSMSGINCLLGSSDPAGNLYQSSATDLSQSCGQLEGGLGTWVGSPLQRTFSFFLSMTGKAKNREKEKMKEAKDARYTNGHLFTTISVSGMTMCYACNKSITAKEALICPTCNVTIHNRCKDTLANCTKVKQKQQKAALLKNSTALQSVSLRSKTTPRERPSSAIYPSDSFRQSLLGSRRGRSSLSLAKSVSTTNIAGHFSDESPLGLRRILSQSTDSLNMRNRALSVESLIDEGAEVIYSELMSDFETDERDFAADSWSLAVDSSFLQQQKKEVMKQQDVIYELIQTELHHVRTLKIMTRLFRTGMLEELQLEPGVVQGLFPCVDELSDIHTRFLSQLLERRRQALCPGSTRNFVIHRLADLLISQFSGPSAERMRKAYSEFCSRHTKALKLYKELYARDKRFQQFIRKVTRSAVLKRHGVQECILLVTQRITKYPVLINRILQHSHGTDEERQDLTTALGLVKELLSNVDQDVHELEKGARLQEIYHRMDPRAQAPVPSKGPFGREELLRRKLIHDGCLLWKTATGRFKDVLMLLMTDVLVFLQEKDQKYIFPALDKPSVVSLQNLIVRDIANQEKGMFLISAAPPEMYEVHTASRDDRSTWIRVIQQSVRVCPSREDFPLIETEDEAYLRRIKMELQQKDKALVELLREKVGLFAEMTHFQVEEDSGGVALPALPRGLFRSESLECPRGERLLQDAIREVEGLKDLLVGPGVELLLTPRDPALLVDPDSGGSTSPGVTANGEARNFNGSIELCRTDSDSSQKDRNGNQLRAPQEEALQRLVNLYGLLHGLQAAVAQQDTLMEARFPEGPERREKLARANSRDGEAGRVGPAPVAPDKQATELALLQRQHALLQEELRRCRRLGEERATEAGNLEARLRESEQARALLEREAEEARRQLAILGQSEPPPAEAPWARRPLDPRRRSLPAGDALYLSFTPPQDRERQELGSPEERLQDSSDPDTGSEEEGGGRLSPPHSPRDFTRMQDIPEETESRDGEPMVSES
- the ARHGEF2 gene encoding rho guanine nucleotide exchange factor 2 isoform X18, whose protein sequence is MSRIESLTRARTERSRELASKNREKEKMKEAKDARYTNGHLFTTISVSGMTMCYACNKSITAKEALICPTCNVTIHNRCKDTLANCTKVKQKQQKAALLKNSTALQSVSLRSKTTPRERPSSAIYPSDSFRQSLLGSRRGRSSLSLAKSVSTTNIAGHFSDESPLGLRRILSQSTDSLNMRNRALSVESLIDEEVIYSELMSDFETDERDFAADSWSLAVDSSFLQQQKKEVMKQQDVIYELIQTELHHVRTLKIMTRLFRTGMLEELQLEPGVVQGLFPCVDELSDIHTRFLSQLLERRRQALCPGSTRNFVIHRLADLLISQFSGPSAERMRKAYSEFCSRHTKALKLYKELYARDKRFQQFIRKVTRSAVLKRHGVQECILLVTQRITKYPVLINRILQHSHGTDEERQDLTTALGLVKELLSNVDQDVHELEKGARLQEIYHRMDPRAQAPVPSKGPFGREELLRRKLIHDGCLLWKTATGRFKDVLMLLMTDVLVFLQEKDQKYIFPALDKPSVVSLQNLIVRDIANQEKGMFLISAAPPEMYEVHTASRDDRSTWIRVIQQSVRVCPSREDFPLIETEDEAYLRRIKMELQQKDKALVELLREKVGLFAEMTHFQVEEDSGGVALPALPRGLFRSESLECPRGERLLQDAIREVEGLKDLLVGPGVELLLTPRDPALLVDPDSGGSTSPGVTANGEARNFNGSIELCRTDSDSSQKDRNGNQLRAPQEEALQRLVNLYGLLHGLQAAVAQQDTLMEARFPEGPERREKLARANSRDGEAGRVGPAPVAPDKQATELALLQRQHALLQEELRRCRRLGEERATEAGNLEARLRESEQARALLEREAEEARRQLAILGQSEPPPAEAPWARRPLDPRRRSLPAGDALYLSFTPPQPSRGHDRLDLSVTIRSVHRPFEDRERQELGSPEERLQDSSDPDTGSEEEGGGRLSPPHSPRDFTRMQDIPEETESRDGEPMVSES
- the ARHGEF2 gene encoding rho guanine nucleotide exchange factor 2 isoform X15, which produces MAGERASGRVDTGSFFTGRSPEGCVCRYLGPQALVFLNREKEKMKEAKDARYTNGHLFTTISVSGMTMCYACNKSITAKEALICPTCNVTIHNRCKDTLANCTKVKQKQQKAALLKNSTALQSVSLRSKTTPRERPSSAIYPSDSFRQSLLGSRRGRSSLSLAKSVSTTNIAGHFSDESPLGLRRILSQSTDSLNMRNRALSVESLIDEEVIYSELMSDFETDERDFAADSWSLAVDSSFLQQQKKEVMKQQDVIYELIQTELHHVRTLKIMTRLFRTGMLEELQLEPGVVQGLFPCVDELSDIHTRFLSQLLERRRQALCPGSTRNFVIHRLADLLISQFSGPSAERMRKAYSEFCSRHTKALKLYKELYARDKRFQQFIRKVTRSAVLKRHGVQECILLVTQRITKYPVLINRILQHSHGTDEERQDLTTALGLVKELLSNVDQDVHELEKGARLQEIYHRMDPRAQAPVPSKGPFGREELLRRKLIHDGCLLWKTATGRFKDVLMLLMTDVLVFLQEKDQKYIFPALDKPSVVSLQNLIVRDIANQEKGMFLISAAPPEMYEVHTASRDDRSTWIRVIQQSVRVCPSREDFPLIETEDEAYLRRIKMELQQKDKALVELLREKVGLFAEMTHFQVEEDSGGVALPALPRGLFRSESLECPRGERLLQDAIREVEGLKDLLVGPGVELLLTPRDPALLVDPDSGGSTSPGVTANGEARNFNGSIELCRTDSDSSQKDRNGNQLRAPQEEALQRLVNLYGLLHGLQAAVAQQDTLMEARFPEGPERREKLARANSRDGEAGRVGPAPVAPDKQATELALLQRQHALLQEELRRCRRLGEERATEAGNLEARLRESEQARALLEREAEEARRQLAILGQSEPPPAEAPWARRPLDPRRRSLPAGDALYLSFTPPQPSRGHDRLDLSVTIRSVHRPFEDRERQELGSPEERLQDSSDPDTGSEEEGGGRLSPPHSPRDFTRMQDIPEETESRDGEPMVSES